A genomic segment from Bradyrhizobium sp. ISRA430 encodes:
- a CDS encoding 6-hydroxynicotinate reductase, producing the protein MVTETTSAVSDKIRCDACPVMCYIKPGAAGACDRYANHDGKLVRVDPHIILERTVSQGGKLVPFSRTEDWDGKIVHEPSTFVTAIGAGTTYPDYKPAPFIVSAEVDGVDMVTVVTEGIFSYCGIKVKIDTDRYLGPETATVRAQGEAVGHVTTSEYGSQMLSLGGVHHLTGGSKKEGRVTCDTLMDLANCKAVELTIDGGASVVVQAGQPPIVNGVKEERMRVGCGSATIGMFAKQWHGKVDEVVVVDDHITGVLSEHQAGKLLDIADTGIKMKGRRSTPGRYFQVADPGTGWGGTNISDPLAILGPFDAKEAKPGLSMLMVSTTGEHSSYYVLDEALKPVETEMPADLKFSVERIQENCEPALCTVLFMAGAGGSLRAGVTDNPVRLTRSVKDALTRVTSGGAPVYVWPGGGITYMVDVTQMPAGAFGYVPTPALVAPIEFTMKLSDYAALGGHMDYVKPLSEVKGGDDVRQLPWQNPIPGRRA; encoded by the coding sequence ATGGTGACTGAAACGACGAGCGCCGTCTCCGACAAGATCCGCTGCGATGCCTGTCCGGTGATGTGCTACATCAAGCCGGGCGCGGCGGGAGCCTGCGACCGCTATGCCAATCACGACGGCAAGCTCGTCCGTGTCGATCCGCACATCATTCTCGAACGCACGGTCTCGCAGGGCGGCAAGCTGGTGCCGTTCAGCCGCACGGAAGATTGGGACGGCAAGATCGTCCACGAACCCTCGACCTTCGTAACCGCGATCGGCGCCGGCACCACCTATCCCGACTACAAGCCCGCGCCGTTCATCGTTTCCGCCGAGGTCGATGGCGTCGACATGGTGACCGTGGTTACCGAGGGCATCTTCTCCTATTGCGGCATCAAGGTGAAGATCGACACCGACCGCTATCTCGGCCCGGAGACCGCGACCGTCCGCGCGCAGGGCGAGGCGGTGGGGCATGTTACTACCAGCGAATACGGTTCGCAGATGCTCTCGCTCGGCGGGGTCCATCATCTGACCGGCGGCTCCAAGAAGGAAGGTCGCGTCACCTGCGACACGCTGATGGATCTCGCCAATTGCAAGGCGGTTGAGCTCACGATCGACGGCGGTGCGAGCGTGGTGGTGCAGGCCGGCCAGCCGCCGATCGTCAACGGCGTCAAGGAAGAGCGCATGCGCGTCGGCTGCGGCTCGGCGACCATCGGTATGTTCGCAAAGCAATGGCACGGCAAGGTGGATGAGGTCGTCGTCGTCGACGACCACATCACCGGAGTGCTCTCGGAGCACCAGGCCGGCAAGCTGCTCGACATCGCCGACACCGGCATCAAGATGAAGGGCCGCCGCTCGACCCCCGGCCGCTATTTCCAGGTCGCCGATCCCGGCACGGGCTGGGGCGGCACCAACATCTCCGATCCCCTGGCGATTCTCGGGCCGTTCGATGCCAAGGAGGCGAAGCCCGGTCTGAGCATGCTGATGGTCTCCACCACCGGCGAGCACTCATCTTATTACGTGCTCGACGAGGCCTTGAAGCCGGTCGAGACCGAGATGCCGGCCGATCTGAAGTTTTCGGTCGAGCGCATCCAGGAGAATTGCGAGCCGGCGCTGTGCACGGTGCTGTTCATGGCTGGTGCCGGCGGCTCGCTGCGCGCGGGCGTCACCGACAATCCGGTGCGGCTGACGCGCTCGGTGAAGGATGCGCTGACGCGCGTCACCAGCGGCGGCGCGCCGGTCTATGTCTGGCCCGGCGGCGGCATCACTTACATGGTCGATGTGACGCAGATGCCCGCCGGGGCGTTCGGCTATGTGCCGACCCCGGCGCTGGTCGCGCCGATCGAGTTCACCATGAAACTGTCGGACTATGCCGCGCTCGGCGGCCACATGGATTACGTAAAGCCGCTGTCCGAGGTGAAGGGCGGCGATGATGTCCGCCAGTTGCCCTGGCAAAATCCCATCCCGGGAAGGCGCGCATGA
- a CDS encoding UPF0280 family protein codes for MRLPQVALLSDGRRLHLQDGPIDLIVEARGDVREVHASYEAAARRLAGLLDELCAELTELRRAADPARTSLNGVVARRMHAAVAPYAAECFITPMAAVAGSVAEEILGAMLNAATLDRVYVNNGGDIALHLDRGEHFSIGLMDRPDRDGVMRTMTVDADDPVRGIATSGRHGRSFSLGIADAVTVLAGAASQADAAATVIANAVDLPGHPAIIRKPANELQPDSDLGARLVTCDVGRLSRAEIATALESGAECARQLFDRGLIEGAVLQLCGDMLVIGTKDIERQRSRPLVLENAVHA; via the coding sequence ATGAGGCTTCCGCAAGTCGCATTGCTGTCTGATGGCCGGCGGCTGCATTTGCAGGATGGTCCGATTGATCTGATCGTGGAGGCGAGGGGAGATGTGCGCGAGGTGCACGCTTCCTATGAGGCGGCGGCGCGGCGGCTCGCCGGCCTGCTCGACGAGCTCTGCGCCGAGCTGACGGAGCTGCGCAGAGCTGCCGATCCGGCGCGAACGTCGCTGAACGGCGTCGTTGCACGTCGCATGCATGCTGCCGTCGCGCCCTATGCCGCGGAATGCTTCATCACGCCGATGGCTGCGGTCGCCGGCAGCGTGGCGGAAGAAATTCTGGGCGCGATGCTGAACGCTGCGACGCTCGACCGGGTCTACGTCAACAATGGCGGCGATATCGCGCTGCATCTCGATCGCGGTGAGCATTTTTCGATCGGCCTGATGGACCGGCCCGACCGTGACGGCGTGATGCGGACCATGACGGTCGATGCGGACGATCCCGTGCGGGGCATCGCGACCAGCGGCCGGCATGGCCGCAGCTTCTCGCTCGGCATTGCCGATGCGGTCACGGTGCTGGCCGGGGCGGCGTCGCAGGCCGATGCGGCCGCGACGGTCATCGCCAATGCGGTCGATCTGCCCGGTCACCCCGCCATCATCCGGAAGCCGGCCAACGAGCTTCAGCCCGATAGCGACCTCGGCGCGCGCCTCGTCACCTGTGACGTCGGTCGATTGTCGCGGGCCGAGATTGCGACGGCGCTCGAATCTGGCGCGGAATGTGCACGGCAATTGTTCGATCGCGGATTGATCGAAGGGGCTGTCTTGCAGCTTTGTGGTGATATGCTTGTCATCGGAACCAAGGATATAGAACGGCAACGATCGCGCCCGCTTGTGCTGGAGAACGCGGTCCATGCCTGA
- a CDS encoding (2Fe-2S)-binding protein produces MTQTPIRLTVNGGIHDVTAAPQTPLLYVLRNDLALNGPKYGCGLGECGTCTVLIDGSAARSCVIPISGCEGRDIVTLEGLSTRERPDPVQQAFIDEQAAQCGYCLNGMIMTTKALLAINPHPTEQEAMAALRYNLCRCGTHVEILRAVMRASSQLAEAGD; encoded by the coding sequence ATGACGCAGACACCGATCCGCCTCACCGTGAACGGCGGGATCCACGACGTCACCGCGGCGCCGCAGACGCCGCTGCTCTATGTGCTGCGCAACGATCTCGCGCTCAACGGCCCGAAATATGGTTGCGGCCTCGGTGAATGCGGCACCTGTACTGTCCTGATCGACGGCAGCGCCGCACGTTCCTGCGTCATCCCGATCAGCGGCTGTGAAGGCCGCGACATCGTGACACTCGAAGGGTTAAGCACGCGCGAGCGGCCTGATCCCGTGCAACAAGCCTTCATCGACGAGCAGGCGGCGCAATGCGGCTACTGCCTCAACGGCATGATCATGACCACCAAGGCGCTGCTCGCCATCAACCCGCACCCGACCGAGCAGGAAGCGATGGCGGCGCTGCGCTACAATCTCTGCCGCTGCGGCACGCATGTCGAAATCCTGCGCGCGGTGATGCGTGCATCGAGCCAGCTAGCCGAGGCCGGTGATTGA
- a CDS encoding amino acid synthesis family protein, with the protein MSAIIRKIVTVVEETQMEMGRQVSPPTRRAAAIAVIENPFAGKYVEDLSPLIAIGEELGDLLSKRAVAALGIEGSKVQSYGKAAAVGENGELEHAAAILHPKMGAPVRKVLSKGAALIPSSKKRSGPGTTLDIPLGHKDAAFVRSHFDGMEVQINDAPRANEIMVAVAVTDSGRPLPRVGGLTVAEIKGEDGLR; encoded by the coding sequence ATGAGCGCGATCATCCGCAAGATCGTCACCGTGGTCGAGGAGACGCAGATGGAGATGGGCCGGCAGGTATCGCCGCCGACCCGGCGCGCCGCGGCGATCGCCGTGATCGAAAATCCCTTTGCCGGAAAATATGTCGAAGACCTCTCGCCGCTGATTGCGATCGGCGAGGAGCTTGGCGACCTCCTGTCGAAGCGCGCGGTGGCCGCACTCGGTATCGAGGGGTCGAAAGTGCAGAGCTATGGCAAGGCGGCGGCCGTCGGCGAGAACGGCGAGCTGGAGCACGCGGCCGCTATCCTCCATCCCAAGATGGGGGCGCCGGTGCGGAAGGTGCTGAGCAAGGGCGCAGCGCTGATCCCGTCGTCGAAGAAGCGCAGCGGTCCGGGCACGACGCTCGACATTCCCTTGGGGCACAAGGATGCGGCCTTCGTGCGCAGTCATTTCGACGGGATGGAAGTGCAGATCAACGATGCGCCGCGCGCCAACGAGATCATGGTCGCGGTCGCCGTCACCGACAGCGGCCGTCCGCTGCCGCGCGTCGGCGGGCTCACGGTTGCGGAGATCAAGGGCGAAGACGGCCTGCGTTAG
- a CDS encoding molybdopterin cofactor-binding domain-containing protein → MACPVPNGAERQSGSLVVVRTLDEGASETFIRITADGSVTGYNGHVDLGTGIRTALGQIVAEELDVSFARVVVVLGDTAVVPNQGPTIASETIQITAVPLRKAAAQARHFLIARAAERLELPAADLRIEDGLVRGHNRSVSYGELIGDETIRLELADDVEVKAVGDYTIVGQSVPRVDLPAKASGELTFVHDIRVPGMLHGRVVRPPYAGVDAGPFVGTSLIAVDESLVRDIPGLVGVVRIGDFVGVVAEREENAILAAAQLKVSWKPTPALTDLADIETALRANPSTPRTLIDKGDVDAAITGATKTMQRTYVWPYQMHASIGPSCAVADFKNGSVRVWSGSQNPHLLRADLALLIDQPENEIEVIRLEAAGCYGRNCADDVTADALLLSRAVGRPVRVQLTREQEHAWEPKGTAQLIDVNGGLNADGSVAGYDLATRYPSNAAPTLALLLTGRISPEPAVLQMGDRTAIPPYDYDHMRVVAHDMPPIARASWFRGVSALPNTFAHESYIDELAAEAGVDPIEYRLRYLKDQRAIDLVNAVAERAGWTPRPVRQDKDGEVVHGRGFAYALYVHSKFPGYGAAWSAWIADVAVNKTTGDVSVTRVVAGQDSGLMINPDGVRHQIQGNVIQSTSRALMEEVSFERGTVAAREWGAYPIIPFPDVPKIDVLMLPRPDQPPLGVGESASVPSAAAIANAIFDATGVRFREPPFTPERILKGLYGEAAAPPQALPAAAAAPPSRSWQNPFAKRAGMFATMAALCTAAIGIGAALLPGRAIAPIARPDASVYSAATIARGQQLAALGNCAECHTNIGGALNAGGRALETPFGTIYSTNITPDVETGIGAWSYPAFERAMRDGLHRDGRQLYPAFPYTHFSRTSDADLQALYAYLMAQPSVRASAPANTLAFPFNLRPLLAGWNALFHQTGLFKPDPAKSELWNRGAYLVEGLGHCSACHSPRNALGAEQREAYLAGGFAEGWEAPPLTSLSHAPIPWSEDELYTYLRTGHSRYHGVAAGPMAPIVRDLSALPDQDIRAMAVYLNAFNDSATDPQTQDALAAKLESATQVSVGASAGARLYLGACAVCHEVGGLPLFGSRPSLALNSNLHSQAPDNLVQVILHGIAEPASSDLGYMPAFKHSMSDAQIEELVTFLRKQFAPDKPAWTGVRETIARVRGSAN, encoded by the coding sequence ATGGCCTGCCCTGTTCCGAATGGAGCTGAGCGGCAATCCGGTTCGCTCGTCGTCGTCCGCACGCTCGATGAGGGCGCATCCGAGACGTTCATCCGGATCACCGCGGATGGCTCGGTCACCGGCTATAACGGCCATGTCGATCTCGGCACCGGCATCCGCACCGCGCTCGGCCAGATCGTCGCCGAAGAGCTGGACGTCTCCTTTGCGCGGGTCGTGGTGGTGCTCGGCGACACCGCAGTGGTACCCAACCAGGGCCCGACGATCGCCAGCGAAACCATCCAGATCACCGCCGTGCCCCTGCGCAAGGCCGCCGCGCAAGCGCGACACTTCTTGATCGCGCGCGCTGCCGAACGGCTGGAGCTGCCGGCCGCGGATTTAAGGATCGAAGATGGTCTGGTTCGCGGGCATAACCGCAGCGTCAGCTATGGCGAGCTGATCGGCGATGAGACGATTCGTCTCGAGCTGGCGGACGACGTAGAGGTGAAGGCCGTCGGCGATTACACCATCGTCGGTCAATCCGTGCCCCGCGTCGATCTTCCAGCGAAGGCGAGCGGCGAGCTGACCTTCGTGCACGACATCCGCGTGCCCGGCATGCTGCATGGGCGCGTGGTGCGCCCGCCCTATGCCGGTGTCGATGCCGGCCCATTCGTGGGCACCAGCCTGATCGCGGTCGACGAATCCCTGGTGCGCGATATCCCTGGCCTCGTCGGCGTCGTGCGGATCGGCGACTTCGTCGGCGTGGTCGCCGAGCGCGAGGAGAATGCGATTCTCGCGGCCGCGCAGCTCAAAGTGAGCTGGAAGCCGACACCTGCCCTGACCGACCTTGCAGACATCGAGACGGCACTGCGCGCCAATCCATCGACGCCACGCACGCTGATCGACAAAGGCGACGTCGACGCGGCCATCACCGGCGCCACAAAGACGATGCAACGCACCTACGTCTGGCCCTACCAGATGCACGCCTCGATCGGCCCGTCCTGCGCAGTCGCCGATTTCAAGAACGGCAGCGTCCGCGTCTGGTCAGGCTCGCAAAATCCGCATCTGCTGCGTGCCGACCTCGCGCTGCTGATCGACCAGCCGGAGAACGAGATCGAAGTCATCCGCCTGGAGGCGGCCGGCTGCTACGGCCGCAACTGCGCCGACGACGTCACGGCGGACGCGCTGCTGCTGTCGCGCGCGGTCGGCCGGCCCGTGCGCGTGCAGTTGACGCGCGAGCAGGAGCACGCCTGGGAGCCCAAGGGCACCGCGCAGCTCATCGACGTCAATGGCGGTTTGAACGCCGACGGCAGCGTTGCCGGCTACGACCTCGCCACGCGCTATCCTTCGAACGCGGCGCCGACGTTGGCGCTGCTGCTCACGGGTCGGATTTCGCCGGAGCCGGCCGTGCTGCAAATGGGCGACCGCACCGCGATCCCGCCTTACGACTACGACCACATGCGCGTCGTCGCCCATGACATGCCGCCGATCGCGCGCGCCTCCTGGTTTCGCGGCGTCTCGGCGCTGCCGAACACCTTCGCGCATGAATCCTATATCGACGAGCTTGCGGCGGAGGCCGGCGTCGACCCGATCGAATATCGCCTGCGCTATCTGAAAGACCAGCGCGCCATCGATCTCGTCAACGCGGTCGCCGAGCGCGCCGGCTGGACGCCGCGGCCGGTGCGGCAGGACAAGGACGGTGAGGTCGTGCATGGGCGCGGCTTTGCCTATGCGCTCTATGTCCACAGCAAGTTCCCGGGCTATGGCGCGGCATGGTCGGCCTGGATCGCCGATGTCGCGGTGAACAAGACGACCGGCGACGTCAGCGTCACCCGCGTCGTCGCAGGCCAGGATTCCGGATTGATGATCAATCCGGATGGCGTGCGTCACCAGATCCAGGGCAACGTCATCCAATCCACCAGCCGCGCGCTGATGGAGGAGGTCTCCTTCGAGCGCGGCACGGTGGCGGCGCGCGAATGGGGCGCCTATCCGATCATCCCCTTCCCGGACGTGCCGAAGATCGACGTCCTGATGCTGCCGCGGCCGGACCAGCCGCCGCTCGGCGTTGGCGAGTCGGCTTCGGTGCCGAGCGCGGCGGCAATTGCGAATGCGATCTTCGATGCCACCGGCGTGCGCTTTCGCGAGCCGCCGTTCACGCCGGAGCGCATCCTGAAGGGACTATACGGCGAAGCGGCGGCGCCGCCGCAAGCCTTGCCGGCAGCCGCTGCCGCGCCTCCGTCACGCAGTTGGCAGAATCCTTTCGCCAAGCGCGCCGGCATGTTCGCGACGATGGCCGCCCTCTGCACCGCCGCGATCGGTATCGGCGCCGCGCTGCTGCCCGGGCGCGCGATCGCGCCGATCGCCCGGCCCGATGCCTCGGTCTATTCGGCGGCGACGATCGCGCGTGGCCAGCAGCTCGCAGCGCTCGGCAATTGCGCGGAGTGCCATACCAATATCGGCGGCGCGCTCAATGCCGGCGGCCGCGCGCTGGAGACGCCGTTCGGCACGATCTACAGCACCAACATCACGCCGGATGTCGAGACCGGCATCGGTGCCTGGTCGTATCCCGCCTTCGAGCGCGCGATGCGCGACGGGCTTCATCGCGACGGACGCCAGCTCTATCCCGCCTTCCCGTACACGCACTTCTCACGAACGAGCGATGCCGATCTCCAGGCGCTCTATGCCTACCTGATGGCACAGCCTTCGGTGCGCGCGAGCGCGCCTGCGAACACACTCGCCTTCCCGTTCAATCTTCGCCCTCTGCTTGCGGGATGGAATGCGTTGTTTCATCAGACCGGCTTGTTCAAGCCTGATCCAGCGAAATCCGAGCTGTGGAATCGCGGCGCCTATCTGGTCGAAGGTCTCGGCCATTGCAGCGCCTGCCATTCGCCGCGTAATGCGCTCGGCGCCGAGCAGCGCGAGGCCTATCTCGCCGGCGGCTTTGCCGAAGGCTGGGAGGCGCCGCCGCTGACCTCGCTCTCGCATGCGCCGATTCCATGGAGCGAGGACGAGCTCTACACTTATTTGCGCACCGGCCATTCGCGCTATCACGGCGTCGCCGCCGGCCCGATGGCGCCGATCGTCAGGGACCTTTCGGCCCTGCCCGACCAGGACATCCGCGCCATGGCGGTCTATCTCAACGCGTTCAACGACAGCGCGACCGATCCGCAGACGCAGGATGCACTTGCCGCGAAGCTCGAGAGCGCAACACAAGTTAGCGTCGGCGCCTCCGCCGGCGCGCGGCTTTATCTCGGCGCCTGCGCCGTCTGCCACGAGGTCGGGGGCCTGCCGCTGTTCGGCAGCCGGCCCTCGCTCGCGCTCA